The following are from one region of the Arthrobacter sp. TMP15 genome:
- a CDS encoding M18 family aminopeptidase, whose protein sequence is MTSVAHILDLRDFIEASPSSFHAACEAGRRLKAAGFSQLEEDAAWPVHGKCFVIRDGAIIAWIVPETANQTTGFNILGSHTDSPSFKLKPKPTTGRFGWLQAGVEVYGGPLINSWLDRELQFAGRLVDLAGKETLVATGPLLRFPQLAIHLDRGVNDGLKLEKQQHMNPVWGQGDPAQEDLLKLLADRAGVDVKSIGGYDIVVADTQPGQMFGANNEFFAAGRMDNLTSVHASLLALIAVAEAGESAKDGGKPMIPVLAAFDHEEIGSGSRSGACGPILEDVLTRVSDGLGATESERRRAFANSLCISADAGHAVHPNYSERHDPVNLPVLNGGPLLKINANQRYATDGVGAALWATLCAIAGAPYQEFVSNNNVPCGSTIGPLTATRLGIRTLDVGTPLLSMHSARELCGTADPYYLAQITQAFFGGALS, encoded by the coding sequence ATGACTTCCGTTGCACACATCCTGGACCTGCGAGACTTCATCGAAGCGTCGCCATCGAGTTTTCATGCAGCCTGCGAGGCAGGGCGGCGGCTGAAAGCTGCCGGGTTCAGTCAACTCGAAGAAGACGCGGCATGGCCCGTGCATGGTAAGTGTTTTGTCATCCGGGACGGGGCAATTATTGCGTGGATAGTACCTGAAACGGCGAACCAGACCACGGGCTTTAACATTTTGGGCTCCCACACGGATTCACCATCTTTCAAGCTCAAACCGAAACCCACCACTGGCCGTTTCGGTTGGCTCCAGGCAGGTGTGGAGGTTTACGGTGGTCCGCTGATCAATTCGTGGCTGGATCGCGAACTGCAATTCGCGGGACGTCTAGTTGACTTAGCTGGCAAGGAAACACTTGTCGCCACGGGGCCGCTCCTGCGCTTCCCGCAACTGGCCATCCATCTTGACCGTGGTGTCAATGATGGGTTGAAGCTGGAAAAGCAACAGCATATGAACCCTGTTTGGGGCCAAGGTGACCCGGCGCAAGAAGATCTGCTCAAGCTCCTGGCAGACCGTGCCGGCGTGGACGTTAAGAGCATTGGCGGCTACGACATTGTGGTGGCGGATACCCAACCTGGTCAGATGTTTGGGGCCAACAATGAATTTTTCGCCGCCGGCCGCATGGACAATCTCACATCAGTGCACGCTAGCCTGCTGGCGCTCATCGCTGTGGCAGAAGCCGGTGAATCAGCAAAAGACGGTGGCAAGCCAATGATTCCGGTCCTTGCAGCCTTCGACCACGAGGAAATTGGTTCAGGCTCCCGCTCAGGCGCCTGCGGGCCTATTTTGGAAGATGTCTTGACCCGGGTCTCGGATGGACTGGGCGCGACTGAAAGTGAACGCCGTCGAGCCTTCGCCAACTCGTTGTGCATCTCAGCGGACGCCGGACATGCCGTCCACCCGAACTACTCGGAGCGGCACGACCCGGTGAACCTTCCAGTGCTCAACGGGGGTCCGTTGCTAAAGATCAACGCTAATCAGCGCTACGCCACCGACGGTGTGGGAGCGGCGCTGTGGGCAACGCTCTGCGCCATTGCGGGTGCTCCGTATCAAGAGTTTGTTTCTAACAACAATGTCCCGTGTGGGTCCACGATCGGTCCATTGACAGCCACGCGTTTGGGGATCCGAACCTTGGATGTAGGAACGCCGCTGCTTTCAATGCACTCTGCCCGGGAGCTGTGCGGCACGGCTGATCCTTACTACTTGGCGCAGATTACCCAGGCGTTCTTTGGCGGGGCACTTTCCTAG